A genome region from Dolichospermum compactum NIES-806 includes the following:
- a CDS encoding RecQ family ATP-dependent DNA helicase codes for MNLPVTQSWQDVRAALKAIWGYDDFRPPQKEIVNCLISQKDALIIMPTGGGKSICFQLPALLKTGLTLIVSPLVALMENQVEELRQLSQKAALLHSELTVSQRNATLKALEKQQLRLLYLSPETLLSPAVWQKLCNPQLKINGLILDEAHCLVQWGDTFRPAYRRLGAVREALLKSKPPGTKISIAAFTATADPLGQKIISTVLKLDKPDIFRINPYRENLNPLVRIAWTPRGRKQQLLKFIQNRPKQVGLIYVRTRRDSEDLAKWLTEIGYQTASYHAGLSPGERRDIEASWLSGKIPFVVCTCAFGMGINKSDVRWVVHFHAPHLLSEYVQEIGRAGRDGKPADVLTLVSEPTGFLDAEDKQRQKFFAAQMKLQQQKAQQLAKQLPTKGEINTVIKEFPNGAVALSLLHSNGQLEWLDPFHYSMSLQSGKPPETQLEAVKQMSEYLTTKMCRWQFLLNAFGFATQTANWRCGHCDNCGNQLSVSKKS; via the coding sequence ATGAATCTCCCAGTAACACAATCTTGGCAAGATGTTCGCGCAGCATTAAAGGCAATTTGGGGATATGACGATTTTCGTCCTCCTCAAAAAGAAATTGTTAACTGTTTAATATCACAAAAAGATGCTCTAATTATTATGCCCACTGGTGGGGGAAAGTCAATTTGTTTTCAACTTCCCGCCCTCCTAAAAACAGGATTGACTTTAATAGTTTCTCCTTTGGTGGCACTAATGGAAAACCAAGTTGAGGAATTACGGCAACTATCACAAAAAGCAGCACTTTTACATAGTGAATTAACTGTATCTCAACGCAATGCAACCTTGAAAGCTTTGGAAAAACAGCAATTAAGATTATTGTATTTATCACCAGAAACATTACTCAGTCCAGCAGTATGGCAAAAGTTGTGTAATCCTCAACTTAAAATTAATGGTTTAATTCTGGATGAAGCCCATTGTTTAGTGCAGTGGGGTGATACTTTTCGTCCGGCTTATCGGCGTTTAGGGGCTGTGCGTGAAGCTTTGCTAAAATCAAAACCACCAGGAACAAAAATTAGTATAGCAGCCTTTACGGCAACGGCTGATCCTTTAGGTCAAAAGATTATTTCTACAGTTTTAAAATTAGACAAACCGGATATTTTTCGGATTAATCCCTATCGAGAAAATTTAAATCCTCTTGTCCGAATTGCTTGGACTCCTAGAGGGAGAAAACAACAATTATTAAAGTTTATTCAAAACCGACCAAAGCAAGTTGGGTTAATTTATGTACGCACTCGAAGAGATAGTGAAGATTTAGCCAAATGGTTAACAGAAATTGGTTATCAAACTGCTAGTTATCACGCGGGATTGAGTCCAGGAGAACGCCGAGATATTGAAGCTAGTTGGTTAAGTGGAAAAATCCCTTTTGTGGTGTGTACCTGTGCTTTTGGCATGGGGATAAATAAATCTGATGTCCGCTGGGTTGTCCATTTTCATGCGCCACATTTATTGTCTGAATATGTGCAAGAAATAGGAAGGGCGGGAAGAGATGGAAAACCTGCTGATGTTTTAACTTTGGTAAGTGAACCGACGGGATTTTTAGATGCTGAGGATAAGCAAAGACAGAAGTTTTTTGCAGCACAAATGAAATTGCAACAACAAAAAGCTCAACAATTAGCGAAACAATTACCAACAAAAGGAGAAATAAATACTGTAATTAAAGAATTTCCCAATGGGGCTGTAGCACTTTCTCTTCTGCATAGTAATGGACAATTGGAATGGCTTGATCCTTTTCATTATTCTATGTCTTTGCAGTCAGGAAAACCACCAGAAACACAATTAGAAGCGGTTAAACAAATGAGTGAATATCTCACTACTAAAATGTGTCGTTGGCAGTTTTTATTAAATGCCTTTGGCTTTGCAACACAGACTGCTAATTGGCGTTGTGGACATTGTGATAATTGTGGCAATCAATTATCAGTCAGCAAGAAAAGTTAA
- a CDS encoding isoaspartyl peptidase/L-asparaginase: protein MILQMQPKLIIHGGAGSSLQGKGGLIAVRNSLSQIVAEVYALLLTGASATEAVVRGCQMLEDEPRFNAGTGSVLQSDGQIRMSASIMDGTTGRFSGVINVSRVKNPIEMALFLQDADDRVLSDYGAAELARELQIPSYNGLTDLRLKEWTLERQDNFKRTMAGVVAEPEMAESSGRGTIGVVALDGYGKLAAGTSTGGKGFERIGRVSDSAMPAGNYATSQAAVSCTGIGEDIIDECLAAKVVVRVTDGMSLQEAMQRSFTEAKRNNRDFGAIALDATGAISYGKTCEVLLAAYHNGENIGDTLEWNDQELIDNW, encoded by the coding sequence ATGATTTTACAAATGCAACCTAAATTAATTATTCATGGTGGTGCTGGTAGTTCTCTCCAAGGTAAGGGGGGATTAATAGCAGTCCGCAACTCTCTGTCTCAGATTGTTGCGGAAGTTTATGCTCTTTTGCTAACGGGTGCAAGTGCGACTGAGGCTGTAGTTCGGGGTTGTCAGATGTTGGAAGATGAACCGCGCTTTAATGCTGGTACTGGTTCTGTCCTCCAATCTGATGGACAAATCCGCATGAGTGCTTCCATTATGGATGGTACAACGGGGCGGTTTAGTGGTGTAATTAATGTGTCACGAGTAAAGAATCCGATTGAAATGGCACTGTTTTTACAAGATGCTGATGATCGGGTTTTATCCGATTATGGTGCGGCTGAGTTAGCGCGGGAGTTGCAAATTCCTAGTTATAATGGTTTAACTGATTTGCGCTTGAAAGAGTGGACTCTAGAACGCCAGGATAATTTTAAAAGAACGATGGCTGGGGTAGTCGCAGAACCAGAAATGGCAGAAAGTTCTGGTAGGGGGACTATTGGTGTTGTGGCTTTAGATGGCTATGGTAAATTAGCGGCTGGTACTTCCACTGGGGGTAAAGGCTTTGAACGGATTGGGCGAGTCAGTGATTCGGCGATGCCAGCGGGTAATTATGCGACTAGTCAGGCGGCGGTTAGTTGTACGGGGATTGGGGAAGATATTATTGATGAGTGTTTAGCTGCTAAGGTTGTGGTGCGTGTGACTGATGGAATGTCACTACAGGAGGCTATGCAGCGATCATTTACGGAAGCTAAGAGGAATAATCGGGATTTTGGGGCGATCGCTCTTGATGCCACTGGTGCGATATCCTATGGTAAAACCTGTGAAGTATTACTAGCCGCCTACCATAATGGGGAAAACATTGGTGATACTTTGGAATGGAATGATCAAGAACTAATTGATAATTGGTAA
- a CDS encoding DUF2256 domain-containing protein: MRPTCSKSDLPEKICVVCQRPFTWRKKWQDCWDEVKYCSERCRRRRSQAKNDS, translated from the coding sequence ATGCGTCCTACTTGTTCTAAATCTGATTTACCGGAAAAAATCTGTGTAGTATGTCAACGTCCCTTTACTTGGCGGAAAAAATGGCAAGATTGTTGGGATGAAGTGAAATATTGTTCAGAACGTTGCCGTCGTCGTCGTTCTCAGGCTAAAAATGATAGCTAG
- a CDS encoding transketolase — translation MKTLQELINEAKKRLLKMHFESGVGHIGGNLSSLDLMMCLYHQVLGEEDAFVLSKGHAAGSLYTTLWSLGYLNDEDLQTFHQNGTKLAGHPPAKGIPKILFATGSLGHGLSLSNGLALGKRLKSEAGRVFCLLSDGEWNEGSNWEALIFAVHQKLNQLTLIIDCNGLQGFGTTQEVADLEPLTDKFSAFGCAVTEINGHDPHRIVEALSLITIKPHVIIARTKKGHGVSFMENKMEWHYLPMTSEHYQQALEEVRT, via the coding sequence ATGAAAACACTACAAGAGCTTATTAATGAAGCTAAAAAACGATTGCTCAAAATGCACTTTGAAAGTGGTGTTGGGCATATTGGCGGTAACTTGTCCTCTCTGGACTTAATGATGTGTTTGTATCATCAAGTTTTAGGAGAAGAGGATGCTTTTGTCCTCTCCAAAGGTCATGCCGCCGGCTCACTATACACCACCTTGTGGTCTTTGGGATACTTGAATGATGAAGATCTACAAACATTTCATCAAAATGGGACAAAACTCGCTGGACATCCTCCTGCAAAAGGGATTCCCAAGATTTTATTTGCCACCGGAAGTTTAGGTCATGGACTTTCCTTATCCAATGGATTGGCTTTAGGTAAAAGGCTCAAAAGTGAGGCTGGAAGGGTATTCTGTCTATTATCCGATGGAGAATGGAATGAGGGATCTAATTGGGAGGCTTTGATTTTTGCTGTGCATCAGAAGCTCAACCAATTAACCCTAATCATTGATTGTAATGGGCTGCAAGGCTTTGGAACTACCCAGGAAGTGGCTGATTTAGAACCACTAACTGATAAATTTTCGGCTTTTGGGTGTGCTGTCACTGAGATTAATGGACATGATCCTCATAGGATTGTAGAGGCACTTTCATTAATCACCATCAAGCCTCACGTGATTATTGCTCGAACAAAAAAAGGTCATGGGGTTTCCTTTATGGAAAATAAAATGGAGTGGCACTATCTACCAATGACATCAGAGCATTACCAACAAGCGTTAGAAGAGGTAAGGACGTGA